The nucleotide window ggacagatccagcatcgtctctatggagagagcgatctagatgtacttcgTCGGCACGAAGTGGAGATACTTGGAGACCATCTCTTctttgtcgatggtgacgccgtggctcttcagcttgctgatgagcgtctacaggcggagagagaagtcctccaccgattcaccattCTTGAACtagaggttggcgtactcctgcttcagaaatcgggccatcgccttctttgcgcagTCAGACccaacgcgcatcgccgcaatggcctctcacgcctccttagcagagctcttcaccCCCAATGGCTCCTTGTACTTCGCCGATACAGTAGCGAGGATAGCCTCTAACGCTGAcatatcatcttcttcattgtcggtgcccttatcaacagcattccagagccatcgggctctgagcttgaccttcatggtcaccgaccactcgccatagttggtgcgagtcagcgtcggccaactggtgtcgCTGACCTCCCGCATCGTTCGCACGACCTCTTGTCGTGGCTAGGCAGCCACAGCAGCTCCACCGCgatcgcccatctccaaaccgtgcGTCATCGCCAACGGTTAGTCCGACGACGACGTTTGTACGgttttgataccacttgttagcccactggatcaccgacacgggtgagccgaccactcaccAGGGCTGTCGACCACAGACTATCGTTGGCGACCACGCACTatgactagaggtagaagaagggagggagaacagagcacacacacagcacaagcaccagcgttggccggagctctgaaGAGTAGATGACAGAActaaactcgctctctttactgagctgcagtggcaaactatatacaactctactcatctaatcctagtatacagacatgtcaggctgccatgctactacaatgactagatgtgacagcagggctaacTTTAGCGCCTGCCCCTGCTATGGCCATAGTACGACAGGAGAGTCGTTCGATGCCTGCCCCTGTTgtggctacagtaccacaacagGAAGCCTTTTCGACGCCGCCTTCCCCTGTTGCACGTTTACACAAGGGAGCAGCAGATAACTTAACACTTAGTTGTAAAACAAACAGGTAACAGCATATCACCGGGCGATTTGCAAAAATAGGACTCAAAACATCGGTCGTTTGCAGATTTGACACTGGACCCACATTCATAGACACAGATGGACCCACTTGTCAACCACCCGAGTGTCATCATAATCAAGGAGTCAATCTTTCGAATGTCATTTTTGCATTTTTTTCCATTTCAGCAGATTATGACAATCTTCTACGATATGAGTAAACGAGAAAATAAGCAATTATGCTCATGAATAAACTCAGAACTCGCAATAAGATTGCAGGAACAAAGAAAACACATAGCTTGATCATTAGGACAGCAAGTATATTAAGATGCGTGCCATGAGTACAAAATGTAGCACATAATGATAAATAAAAGGTCCGATTAGCTAAACAGAAAAGATGAAAAATAAAGTACTGATTATCCTACTTTTACTGGACAGAATTGTACAATTACATGAATCGAACTGGTCTTCTCGCCTTCTATGTCCATTGATAGGCCAACGAATGATATATCATGATTATCACTTGAAAAACTTTATATGATGCTCTAGTCTATAGTCACCTCAGAGCTATAATTATAGGTATACATATGTTCATGATTTCATTAAGCATAATCACTCCAGAACAATAAACTGCAGGTCCTTTGGGCTTCTTATTGCAAAAAAGATATAATTCCATGCTGCCACAGAGTCAGATGCAGCCAAGTATGTTCAATATCATATTGTTGTAGCTTCTAATGATTGCATGCCataaacaaaacaaacattattaGTTCTTACTTCTTACGACCCGGTGATACTCCACTGTTGCAGCACTTATACCTGATTACCTGTTACCTTCACAAGTTAGTTGCTTAGCCATTTCTCCGTGACACTGTAAATGGTTAAATGCAGGGAAAAGGGAGACCTAAAAATCTAATAATCAGGCTATTGATAAGGATAGATTCATTGTCACAAATGAATCATAAAGAATAGCAAGTGAGGTAGCAACTAAGTCAGCACAGATCTAATACTAGTACACTCCTGGTGTGCCACACTACAGGATGAAACTAGTATTTGTGATAACTTAGCAGAGTTTCTCTCTTTTTGGGAATTCAACTTTCGGCTGTACCTGTGGATTTCAAATCTCACCACCTAATATACTAGTTTAAATGTTCTCaatcctcaacattttcttcttAATTTTCTTATGCCAATCTCATAAAGCAAATCATTATTTTAAGCATTACTACATTGTCTGGAACAAGAATGCTTTCCACAAAAAGGGTCCAACCAACGAGAACACCCAATCTACTTAATAAGAGCTGTGGATAAACGTGTGACTCTATTTCTGCCAAATCAGAATCTCCGTCTATATCCTTGAGCAAATGAGCTAAGAAACACTAGAGGATGTGGGTTGTCTCTGTTTATTCATTCCAAATCAAGAAAATACCCCACAAAATCTTATGACGATTACATATCTGGCTgaattgctgtgagagaaaaacgcaAAAAGAAGCCAAACGAGCCGGTTTCTGGGTAAGTCGTTGCTAATGCTACAGAACTAAAAATGATTCCACAGAAGCAGAACCAGGACCCAGACACACAATAGTAGCTAGTACTGCGTACCATTGGGTGGCGCGATCTTAGGGGAAGGGCGGCAGCCGCAGCACGACCTCCTCGGTGTCCGCCAGGTCCGACCGTGATATCTGCAACAACGCCCACAAAAATCAGAGAACCAGAACCTCTAAATCAGCAACTTTGCACGAACAAGAGATGCGACGAGGGAACAGTTCCTAATTTCCTACTGGCCAAGTGGGATACGAACCGGATCGCGGAGGACGGGCTTTGTGTCGTCCACGGCGGGCCGGAACGGCGGCTTTCGGCTCTTCGTCGGCGCCCCGGAGGACGAGCTCATCCCAGTGCTATCTGTCGCAGCCGCGGTGGGGGTGGGGGCGGAGCCGGAGCCGCGGGAGAAGGGACCCGGGACCACCGAGGGGGTCGCGAAGGTGTACGGCCTCTCGCTTCCGGCGGACATGATACCGACGGGAAGTGGTGGATCACCGATTGGGCGCCTCACTTCAAGATTTCAGATCCGAAGATTTCGGTGCCTGAGAGGACAACCGTCTTCAGTAGTTCAGCACTACTACCTGTTTCAGCAAGTCGTACACAGCAGTCGCATCGCATAGACTCCTCTACACTTTTTTTTTTACAACTACTCCTTCCACGAGAGATTAAGGCCCGTTTGGCATGGCTCTGGCTCGTGAAAAAATAGCTCTAGCTCTGGCTCCTATGGAAAAGCAGTTTTTTTCTGGCTCTGGCTTATTTTGTACGAAAACGTTTGGTAAAATGGCTTCTCCTAACTTTTTAGAATATAAAGAAGATGTCAaatgtccaaaatacccttatattttttctctcttttctttttcttttttctcttcattttccttttttttctttcactTTTTATTTATCTTTCCTTCTCCCCTTCTTTTCTTTTCCCCTCCTCTCTCCTTATCCAATCGGCCTCTCCCTCCCGGTCTTATCCTGGCGGGGTGCGGCGCAGCGAAGCAGGAGGCTGGCCGCGGGGGAGGAACCAGGGGCGGAGGCGGGGCGCGTTGGCCGGAGCAGGATGCGGGCGGAGCAGGAGGCCGGTGGCGGGGCGGAGCAGGAGACCAGCGGCCGTGGTGGAGGAGACGGAGGTGCGTggggaggagcaggaggccggcgcgcgggggaggaggaggccggCGGCGCAGGGAGGCGGCTGTTGGCGCGTGGGCGTCGAGGAGAGTAGGCCCGGGGACAAGGATAGAAAAGCAACGCGTAGGTGAGGAAGAAGCTGGGGGAAGCCACATTTTTTTGGCTTGCCCTCCCCTGTGTAAGCCATCGAACGGCTTCTCTCCGGCTTCTAGGCGCAAGCCGTTTTGCAGAGTGCCATTTGGCACGGCTTCATCAAAAATCGCTCGAGAAGCCGctagatgagccgtgccaaaaagGGCCTAGCTACACAAGCTGCAACATCTGTTTTTTCTTCTCTGACGTTCTTAACTCTTGATTAAGGACAAGCCTCAGATCCACACATCATTCGCTCCATGATTCCATTACTTTGGTCCGTAGGGTACACAAAAACTAGTCGGTCATCGTGAATTCGCAGTACCAGGGTTGCATATTTACAAAGGAAACACCACAGGATCAGAACTGGGAACACACATGCACTCTTCAAATGTACTACTAGTCTACTACTGCTTCCCTTACAAAATGGAAACATTTCCCATTTTTCTGATTGCAAAAcaagaaacaaaacacaaatGAAACTTTGTTCATTTCTTTGCTTCTGAATTCAAAACGTTTTCAGATTCTCATTCTTCAGCAGTACATTGTTTGCCTATCTCAATGATTCCATCTCTTTGGTTTGTAGGTTACAATAAGATTTTCAACAGAAATGATCGCTAAGTATCATAGTGCGACATAAACGCAAACAAAGCACTTGCATAAATCCCCTCAACTATCAAGATTCATTAGACTTGGGACGAAGCTGCGCAGAACTTGACAGTGGTCGTGACAGCATCACAAAATGCTTGTACATCCGCCACCAATTCTCCGATGCTTCATCGACCGTCCGGTAGGTCCAGATATGTGGCTTGGCCTTCTCCCGCGCGATGAGGATCTCCTCCACCTCTGCCACCCGCTTTGTCTTGAGAGTGAGGCAGTCCACAAGATCGCCCCACTTGCCGAAGCAGTTGTCGAACTCCCCATGCCGGTAATAGTTCTGCATCTGGTGGAATGGCGAGTAGCAGAACCAGAGCATATCAAAGCATTTTATGCAGTCCagccgtggtggtggtggactgCTGGTTGCCTCTGGCTTCTCTTTCGGATCCATAATCCTTGCTGGTTGCTGCATAATAAGAATCCAGCAATAGTAAGATTTACACACATTGGGTTCAAGTATTAGTACTTGTAGACACATCTTATCATAAAGAGCTCAAAATCTTGTTTGGCATGACGAATGCACAGCCCACACGGATGGTGGTGTGACACAATCACAGCCCAGGGGGTCAAATCTCACCATCTCAGCAAACTACAGCACTGAAAACACTACAGGAAAAGGCACACCAGAGAGTCTAATTTATTATTTTTTGATTGATAAATCCTCCAAGAGCAAGAACAAGTAACTAGAATTTTGGAATAGAAAATAACTAAAAAAAGGTGTTATGATTTTTGTTGATAAAAATAAATGAGAGACACAGCTAGGAATAGATGACGACTGATTATAAATCTCCAATGATATGGTAAGTTCATCTCAAATCATACAAAAGAATTAATAAAGAGGGCTAGGGATCAAACAAAATGATTTTCAGGAAAACAAAACAAGGAACTTTCTCATGTCTGTTGCCCTTGTTGCAATGGCCGCAGTGGGTGGTGGTTACTCAATTGAGGCAGCAGGAGCATGTACTGTATCTTATAATGGGTTAGCTCTAGTTTTGCCATAATAACTCTAAAATTAGATTTGGTGGATATAGATGATTGGCTACTCGCATTACGAGACAGGGCAGCAGGTATGAAATTCCCTTGGCCCCTGCCAAACTCCACAACCTAATCTCCTCCGTTGTAGCTGAGGTTTGAAAGATTGGGCAAAACCCCATCAAGCACACA belongs to Miscanthus floridulus cultivar M001 chromosome 4, ASM1932011v1, whole genome shotgun sequence and includes:
- the LOC136551878 gene encoding uncharacterized protein, whose protein sequence is MSAGSERPYTFATPSVVPGPFSRGSGSAPTPTAAATDSTGMSSSSGAPTKSRKPPFRPAVDDTKPVLRDPISRSDLADTEEVVLRLPPFP
- the LOC136551879 gene encoding uncharacterized protein C227.17c is translated as MDPKEKPEATSSPPPPRLDCIKCFDMLWFCYSPFHQMQNYYRHGEFDNCFGKWGDLVDCLTLKTKRVAEVEEILIAREKAKPHIWTYRTVDEASENWWRMYKHFVMLSRPLSSSAQLRPKSNES